A window from Hirundo rustica isolate bHirRus1 chromosome 25, bHirRus1.pri.v3, whole genome shotgun sequence encodes these proteins:
- the NFKBID gene encoding NF-kappa-B inhibitor delta produces MRPQRGPPRAAPPQTVKQLLKELRQQKSREGARSPVLALPSPRPSDGAPWPGAPAAMPTPCAVPQVSPHGSPGGAHGGRAPGLRELQAADISGPAWPHPPVPWGEFGAPLLGRETPDPYPEPQELAAARAALGGRDPRELLRQDEEGDTLLHVLCAGRLWALARAAAEALRDLGGLEVREHMGKTPLLVAAAAAAPEIVRDLLVLGANPDAADHRGRTALHLAAAYGHPQILQAMMSSGVPVNVEARNFEGQTPLHCAVLAHNASLQGGYPPVGGSGGGSPTPQDRFRCVELLLQMGADSSSQDTKSSLTALHLAVRGGNLALAHLLLRQPGMAPRLVNMKAHGNTPLHMAAALPGTPSQEPLVRLLLAWGADPSARNLEHDLPQGLLPPGSPGDQLRLLLRSRRGSHRPPHTAE; encoded by the exons ATGCGGCCCCAGAGAG GTCCCCCTCGCGCCGCTCCGCCCCAGACCgtgaagcagctgctgaaggagctccggcagcagaagagcagggaaggggcgAGATCCCCG gTTTTGGCTCTGCCCTCCCCGCGCCCCTCGGATG GTGCCCCCTGGCCCGGCGCCCCCGCAGCGATGCCCACCCCCTGTGCGGTCCCACAAGTGTCGCCCCACGGCAGCCCGGGGGGGGCCCACGGGGGAAGAGCCCCCGGTCTGAGGGAGCTTcag GCCGCTGACATCTCTGGCCCTGCCTGGCCCCATCCCCCAGTGCCGTGGGGAGAATTTGGGGCTcccctgctgggaagggagacCCCAGACCCGTATCCTGAACCCCAGGAACTGGCAGCTGCCCGTGCTGCACTGGGGGGCCGAGACccccgggagctgctgcggCAGGACGAGGAAGGGGACAC gctgctgcatgTGCTGTGTGCCGGGAGGCTGTGGGCACTCGCCCGGGCTGCGGCCGAGGCTCTGCGGGACCTGGGGGGACTTGAGGTGCGGGAGCACATGGGCAAG ACTCcactgctggtggcagcagcagctgcagccccggaGATCGTCCGGGACCTGCTTGTCCTGGGAGCCAACCCTGACGCCGCTGACCACAGGGGCCGCACAGCCCTGCACCTGGCTGCGGCCTACGGGCACCCTCAAATCCTCCAG GCCATGATGTCCTCGGGAGTTCCTGTCAACGTGGAGGCCAGAAATTTTGAGG GCCAGACCCCTCTGCACTGCGCCGTCCTGGCCCACAACGCCTCGCTGCAGGGAGGGTACCCCCCCGTGGGGGGCTCTGGAGGGGGGTCCCCCACTCCCCAGGACCGATTCCGCTGTGTTGAGCTGCTACTGCAGATGGGGGcggacagcagcagccag GACACCAAAAGTAGCCTGACAGCACTGCACCTGGCCGTGCGGGGAGGCAACCTTGCCCTGGCCCACCTGCTGCTGCGCCAGCCCGGCATGGCCCCCCGTCTTGTCAACATGAAG GCCCACGGGAACACCCCCCTGCACATGGCAGCGGCGCTACCGGGGACCCCCAGCCAGGAGCCCCTTGTGAGGCTGCTCCTGGCCTGGGGTGCCGACCCCAGCGCCCGCAACCTGGAGCACGACCTGCCCCAGGGCCTGCTGCCCCCTGGGTCCCCCGGAGACCAG CTCCGCCTCCTCCTGAGGAGCCGCCGGGGGTCCCATCGCCCCCCCCACACCGCCGAGTGA
- the GJA9 gene encoding gap junction alpha-9 protein encodes MGDWNFLGGILEEVHIHSTIIGKIWLTILFIFRMLVLGVATENVWNDEQSEFICNTEQPGCRNVCYDEAFPISLIRYWVLQVIFVSSPSLVYMGHALYRLRALEKERQKKKAQVKVKLESTELEMTENRKRLERELRQLDQRKLNKAPLRGSLLCTYVIHIFTRSAVEVGFMIGQYLLYGFHLDPLYKCQRDPCPNTVDCFVSRPTEKTVFLLFMQSIATVSLLLSILEIIHLGFRKIKMGLCEQNKNKDDSDNFYTNKSKKYSVIPQSSLAISTSPQKTLPCALSSYTFLMEKQTDTMLYPVLNSPSVFQSVQNNRTESSSNYTHCNQENKSPKRRPATNALDNRTQNASTNNNEGFGKLWTEMHDAQEEAEKKHFLLVPQNADTASNRYLRSFAEMPSQTSLQPDTTFPSTAFRRQAMVESTGAPTNSLPKNSDRRQSSFSGNKAQIPYNADVKNSSRPDTSDSMGVVSSESTQSRNWSSPKLLSLSRQQSLSSNASSRRAPTDLQI; translated from the coding sequence ATGGGAGACTGGAATTTCCTTGGAGGCATTTTAGAGGAGGTCCACATTCACTCCACTATTATTGGAAAGATCTGGCTAACAATCCTGTTCATATTTCGAATGCTTGTCCTTGGAGTGGCAACCGAGAATGTTTGGAATGATGAACAATCAGAATTTATATGCAATACTGAGCAGCCTGGTTGCAGAAACGTGTGCTATGACGAGGCCTTTCCCATCTCTCTCATAAGATACTGGGTCTTGCAAGTTATATTTGTGTCTTCCCCTTCCTTGGTGTATATGGGTCATGCCTTATACAGACTAAGAGCCTTGGAAAAagagaggcaaaaaaagaaagctcaGGTAAAGGTGAAACTTGAAAGCACTGAATTGGAAATGACTGAAAATCGTAAAAGACTGGAGAGAGAACTCCGGCAATTGGATCAAAGAAAGCTCAACAAAGCCCCCCTAAGGggctctctgctctgcacttACGTGATACATATTTTTACGAGATCTGCAGTGGAAGTTGGCTTTATGATTGGGCAGTATCTTCTTTACGGTTTTCACTTAGATCCCCTTTATAAATGTCAGAGAGACCCATGTCCAAACACAGTTGACTGCTTTGTATCTAGACCGACAGAAAAGACAGTGTTTCTATTATTCATGCAATCAATAGCAACTGTATCATTGCTTTTAAGTATTCTAGAAATTATCCACTTAGGATTCCGGAAAATTAAAATGGGACTCTGCGAGCAGAATAAAAACAAGGATGACTCTGACAATTTCTACACAAACAAATCTAAGAAATATTCTGTGATACCGCAGTCTTCTTTGGCAATATCCACCAGCCCTCAGAAAACACTTCCTTGTGCTCTTAGCAGTTACACCTTTTTGATGGAAAAGCAAACTGACACTATGCTCTACCCAGTTTTAAATTCTCCTTCCGTGTTTCAGTCTGTGCAAAATAACCgtacagaaagcagcagcaactACACCCATTGCaatcaggaaaacaaatccCCGAAGAGGAGGCCAGCTACAAATGCTTTAGACAATCGGACTCAAAATGCTAGCACAAATAACAACGAAGGCTTTGGCAAGCTTTGGACTGAGATGCATGATGCACAAGAAGAggctgaaaagaaacattttcttcttgttcctcAGAATGCAGACACAGCTTCAAACAGGTACttgagaagctttgctgagaTGCCATCTCAAACTTCATTGCAACCTGATACAACTTTTCCTAGTACTGCTTTTAGACGACAGGCAATGGTTGAGAGCACAGGAGCACCAACAAATTCTCTTCCAAAGAACAGTGACAGAAGACAAAGCAGTTTCAGCGGAAACAAAGCCCAAATTCCTTACAATGCTGATGTAAAAAATTCCAGCCGACCAGACACGTCTGATTCTATGGGGGTCGTGAGCTCAGAATCTACACAAAGCAGAAACTGGAGTAGTCCAAAGCTTCTCTCCCTGTCTAGGCAGCAGTCCCTGTCAAGTAATGCCAGCAGTAGGCGTGCCCCCACTGATCTCCAAATATAG